In bacterium, a single genomic region encodes these proteins:
- a CDS encoding DUF4388 domain-containing protein, producing MTTISGVKRVLIADPSDKSRQALSTYLRDKGLEIIEAADGSKALAETLLRKPDILLLDLAVPILAPDRLVQILRSNPNTRSMPVFFLSEKEHSVSGFRQGVDEFIRKPFHEEEILLRIQRALFQDPLSEALTGDSEISGNLSQIFLPDLWQMLSMNRKNGILQVEAEHISGSVYIEKGEIVSAVTRNIAGEKALFRLIPLKEGKFRFLPGKVGVRRTIFTPSQQAILEGMRQDDELRRLGDTLPRPTDAVAVVPETREIAAAGGVNREILLLSEFCATVEEIVDNCGFPDLVVYDALIALRNRGVLRFGNFDARPRKSEFLPPEDLARLRARIEDNGPGAAESSGQIVFYLPDASLLEGLLMALGKFRDFEVDNVFFSLRRKEGIPAGMFGRIRVGEKCSIRLYAFPYLRVLSPLWYALAPSPLGIVVFLKDDMTGSLESLMAVSDYTRGVSTRVVLAVMGNSFTDFGIGENTLRLFRNRVERLGCTLKTRAMEQVTAEEIRDSLAVVIRQYLEEESP from the coding sequence ATGACCACGATCTCGGGCGTAAAGCGCGTCCTGATCGCCGACCCCTCCGACAAGTCCCGGCAGGCGCTGTCGACGTACCTTCGCGACAAGGGGCTGGAGATCATCGAGGCGGCGGACGGGAGCAAGGCGCTCGCCGAGACCCTCTTGCGGAAGCCGGATATCCTCCTCCTGGACCTTGCGGTCCCGATTCTCGCTCCGGATCGACTGGTCCAGATCCTGCGGAGCAATCCGAACACCCGGTCGATGCCGGTCTTTTTCCTCAGCGAGAAGGAGCATAGCGTCTCGGGGTTCCGCCAGGGGGTGGACGAGTTCATCCGCAAGCCGTTCCACGAGGAAGAGATCCTGCTGCGGATCCAGCGGGCGCTCTTCCAGGATCCGCTCTCCGAGGCCCTGACCGGGGATTCCGAGATCAGCGGCAATTTGAGCCAGATCTTCCTGCCCGACCTGTGGCAGATGCTCTCGATGAACCGGAAAAACGGGATCCTGCAGGTCGAAGCGGAGCACATCTCGGGGTCGGTGTACATCGAGAAGGGAGAAATCGTTTCCGCCGTCACCAGGAACATCGCCGGGGAAAAGGCCCTGTTCCGCCTCATCCCCCTCAAGGAGGGAAAGTTCCGCTTCCTGCCGGGGAAGGTCGGCGTCCGACGGACCATCTTCACGCCGAGCCAGCAGGCGATCCTCGAGGGAATGCGGCAGGACGACGAACTCCGAAGGCTCGGGGACACTCTTCCCCGTCCGACCGACGCAGTCGCCGTCGTCCCGGAGACCCGCGAGATCGCCGCCGCCGGCGGCGTGAACCGCGAGATCCTCCTGCTGTCGGAGTTCTGCGCCACCGTAGAGGAGATCGTCGATAATTGCGGGTTCCCCGACCTCGTGGTCTACGATGCACTGATCGCGCTCCGTAACCGGGGAGTCCTGCGGTTCGGGAATTTCGACGCGCGTCCACGGAAGAGTGAATTTCTCCCGCCCGAGGACCTGGCCCGTCTTCGGGCACGGATCGAGGACAACGGACCGGGAGCGGCGGAGTCGTCGGGGCAGATCGTCTTTTACCTTCCCGACGCGTCGCTGCTCGAGGGACTGCTGATGGCCCTCGGGAAATTCCGGGACTTCGAGGTGGACAACGTTTTCTTCTCGCTCCGCCGGAAGGAGGGGATTCCCGCCGGGATGTTCGGGCGGATCCGCGTGGGGGAGAAATGCTCGATCCGTCTCTACGCCTTTCCGTACCTGCGGGTCCTTTCCCCGCTCTGGTACGCTCTCGCGCCCTCTCCGTTGGGAATCGTGGTCTTCCTGAAGGACGACATGACCGGATCCCTCGAGAGCCTGATGGCGGTATCCGACTACACGCGCGGCGTCTCCACCCGGGTCGTGCTGGCCGTCATGGGGAATTCCTTCACGGATTTCGGCATAGGGGAGAACACTCTCCGTCTTTTCCGGAACCGGGTGGAGCGACTCGGCTGCACGCTGAAAACCCGCGCCATGGAACAGGTCACCGCGGAGGAGATCCGCGACTCCCTCGCCGTCGTTATCCGGCAGTACCTCGAAGAGGAGAGCCCCTGA
- a CDS encoding CoA-transferase, giving the protein MPRTIEFTDTEFMIAQGARLIEDGKTIFVGWGLPQVVAMLAQKLYVPNVTQLFEFGAIGPQSVLPFVRGTMGGPQNTFRSLQWLNMNWAFSYSATGYMDYGMLGALQVDPYGNINSTHLGGTFAKPERRFAGSGGGNQVASHCWKTIIVIKHEGRRFVPKVDFLTSPGYLDGPGAREKAGLPRGTGPHRVVTSKALFGFDEKTRRMTLLSVLRGLSVEEVVKDMAFRPLLAPDIGEIPPPTDDELRVLREEIDPARFIIRGEKMTAIT; this is encoded by the coding sequence ATGCCTCGCACGATCGAATTCACCGACACGGAGTTCATGATCGCACAGGGTGCCCGCCTCATCGAGGACGGCAAGACGATCTTCGTCGGGTGGGGCCTGCCGCAGGTGGTCGCCATGCTGGCGCAGAAGCTGTACGTCCCCAACGTGACCCAACTGTTCGAGTTCGGGGCGATCGGGCCGCAATCCGTCCTGCCGTTCGTCCGCGGAACGATGGGCGGACCGCAGAACACGTTCCGGTCCCTGCAATGGCTCAACATGAACTGGGCCTTCTCGTACTCCGCCACGGGGTACATGGATTACGGCATGCTCGGGGCGCTCCAGGTCGACCCGTACGGAAACATCAACTCGACCCACCTCGGCGGAACGTTCGCGAAGCCGGAACGCAGGTTCGCCGGGAGCGGGGGAGGGAACCAGGTGGCCTCGCACTGCTGGAAGACGATCATCGTCATCAAGCACGAGGGGCGCCGGTTCGTCCCGAAGGTCGACTTCCTGACCTCCCCCGGGTATCTCGACGGCCCGGGGGCCCGCGAAAAGGCGGGGCTGCCCCGCGGCACGGGCCCGCATCGCGTGGTCACCTCGAAGGCGCTGTTCGGGTTCGACGAGAAGACCCGACGGATGACTCTCCTGTCGGTCCTGCGGGGGCTTTCGGTGGAAGAGGTCGTCAAGGACATGGCGTTCCGCCCCCTGCTGGCCCCCGACATCGGCGAGATCCCGCCGCCGACGGACGACGAACTCCGCGTGCTGCGTGAGGAGATCGACCCCGCCCGCTTCATCATCCGGGGCGAAAAGATGACCGCGATCACCTGA
- a CDS encoding CoA-transferase has product MTIDRIRTEGEVEYRFTHPDDFREHVRDRKGRSPVPKLVTAKDAVAAFVADGDYIVYDFSSLTRGPQSLIREVIRQRKKDLWIGAEFTLHESPLLVGAGCATRIDVGFLGYGNYIGQAVCDGRVKAYEWTNGGLALRILAGARGVPFLPTRDLLGTDNMKVSAATTITDPYTGDPICLVPALNPDVAFLHVHQADVFGNARIFGTNLFALEAALASFRVIVSAEEIVETDEFRKDPMRTTVPYFLVDAVVHAPFGAYPGAMPARYEIDLEHVDRLNAIRNDEQMGNYIEENIYSVADHDEFLDRRVGAKRMRELRRRATIVEGYR; this is encoded by the coding sequence ATGACGATCGATCGGATCCGTACGGAAGGGGAGGTGGAGTACCGGTTTACGCACCCGGACGACTTCCGGGAGCATGTTCGCGACCGGAAAGGCCGAAGCCCCGTCCCGAAGCTGGTCACGGCGAAGGATGCGGTTGCCGCGTTCGTTGCGGACGGCGATTACATCGTGTACGACTTCTCCAGTCTCACCCGGGGCCCGCAGTCGTTGATCCGCGAGGTCATCCGGCAACGGAAGAAGGATCTATGGATCGGGGCCGAATTCACGCTTCACGAGTCCCCCCTCCTGGTGGGGGCCGGGTGCGCCACCCGGATCGACGTGGGCTTTCTCGGGTACGGAAATTACATCGGCCAGGCGGTCTGCGACGGACGCGTCAAGGCGTACGAGTGGACGAACGGAGGGCTCGCACTGCGGATCCTCGCGGGAGCCCGCGGGGTGCCGTTCCTTCCGACCCGGGACCTGCTCGGCACCGACAACATGAAGGTCTCCGCCGCGACGACGATCACGGATCCGTACACGGGGGACCCGATCTGCCTCGTCCCCGCGTTGAACCCCGACGTCGCGTTCCTGCACGTCCACCAGGCCGACGTGTTCGGCAACGCGAGGATCTTCGGGACGAACCTGTTCGCCCTCGAGGCGGCGCTGGCCTCCTTCCGCGTGATCGTCTCGGCCGAGGAGATCGTCGAGACCGACGAGTTCCGGAAGGACCCGATGCGGACGACGGTCCCGTATTTCCTGGTCGACGCGGTGGTCCATGCTCCCTTCGGCGCCTATCCCGGCGCGATGCCGGCACGGTACGAGATCGATCTCGAACACGTGGACCGGCTGAACGCCATCCGAAACGACGAGCAGATGGGGAATTACATCGAGGAGAACATCTACTCGGTCGCAGACCACGACGAGTTCCTCGACCGCCGGGTCGGCGCGAAACGGATGCGGGAGCTGCGTCGACGCGCCACGATAGTGGAGGGGTACCGCTGA
- a CDS encoding bifunctional nuclease family protein produces MTKKVTVAGVTVDPATKSPIVILRDPETGNVVPIWIGLLEANAIALALERTELPRPMTHDLMKSILLVTGTRLRSIEISDIREGTYFALLDIEMNGEVVRIDARPSDAIALALRCGARILVSESVFAQSSIPAIDMSEGGERDKWAELLEKMDPEQFSKYKM; encoded by the coding sequence ATGACTAAAAAGGTTACGGTGGCGGGCGTCACGGTCGACCCCGCGACGAAATCCCCGATCGTCATCCTTCGGGACCCGGAGACCGGGAACGTGGTTCCGATCTGGATCGGCCTGCTCGAAGCCAACGCGATCGCGCTGGCGCTCGAAAGGACGGAACTTCCACGTCCGATGACCCATGACCTCATGAAGTCGATCCTCCTTGTCACCGGAACGCGGCTTCGGAGCATCGAGATCTCGGACATCAGGGAGGGCACGTACTTCGCCCTCCTCGACATCGAGATGAACGGGGAGGTCGTGCGCATAGACGCGCGTCCCAGCGACGCCATCGCCCTCGCGCTGCGCTGCGGCGCGCGGATCCTGGTATCCGAATCGGTCTTCGCGCAATCCTCGATCCCCGCCATCGACATGTCCGAGGGCGGGGAGAGGGACAAATGGGCCGAACTGCTCGAGAAGATGGACCCCGAGCAGTTCAGCAAGTACAAGATGTAA
- a CDS encoding glycoside hydrolase family 57 protein — MKLRVCFLWHMHQPYYKDPETGSYILPWVRLHAIKDYAALPVIFRGHPGVRHTVNLVPSLLVQVRDYVENGAEDVFLSVSRKNSLDLTKEENEFLLRNFFSAYAPTMILPQPRYADLYRGQEAALRYLGRKNGGPGGYGASEYTDLVTLFNLTWFHPLFRDENPELSRLWRKGSGFTEREKRYVLDHQIEVMGRVIDEYRKLSREDGGELSSSPMYHPILPLLIDNRSALDALPGAALPGLPFSWPEDARIQLERGRGVFRDNFGSDPAGLWPSEGSISPATLEMASGSGFRWAATDEILLARAFGKSVNRSQDGIPIDPEWFYRPYAAVTKSGSIPIFFRDHHLSDLIGFEYSRWDAHDAANNFIHNIKSIYNLLSASASGNSENEFVIPVILDGENAWEYFHDSGVSFLNTLLSKLEQLRPNVEFITLSDALDDIKEIRELPSIPTGSWIDGTFHIWIGHQEDHAAWEMLSRARTLLESKGKANAKAGRGDNGELKKALDYLLVAEGSDWCWWYGDDHYTPHGPEFDRLFRHNIKAAYKAMGAISPDSIDIPIIKTGKVVQEKNEILAPNSYIQPRIDGIVTSYFEWNSARKIVPAPGFGTMHRAGHIILSCFYYGFSVDEIFFRFDLDKVAVENVHEVELEILFQEKSVKFRSILDPIEGRCSCSFVKIGGTVEESSSVPCSSSDPGVIRAAFGKVLELAIPFETLDCRSDQRLEFFLTIRIPGSFGERWPIYGTFSAELPGSDFTERMWQT; from the coding sequence ATGAAGCTTCGGGTCTGTTTCCTCTGGCACATGCACCAACCGTATTACAAGGATCCGGAAACCGGGTCCTACATCCTTCCGTGGGTCCGTCTTCACGCGATCAAGGATTACGCGGCGCTTCCGGTAATTTTCCGCGGCCATCCCGGCGTACGGCATACGGTCAATCTCGTTCCATCCCTGCTCGTCCAGGTCCGGGATTACGTGGAAAACGGCGCGGAGGACGTCTTTCTCTCGGTATCCCGAAAGAACTCCCTTGATCTCACAAAGGAGGAGAACGAGTTCCTCCTTCGGAATTTCTTCTCCGCCTACGCACCCACGATGATTCTTCCGCAGCCGCGATACGCAGATCTCTACCGCGGGCAAGAAGCGGCACTTCGCTACCTTGGAAGGAAAAACGGCGGCCCCGGCGGGTACGGCGCTTCGGAGTACACCGATCTCGTCACCCTGTTCAACCTGACCTGGTTCCATCCGCTGTTCCGGGATGAGAATCCCGAGCTTTCCCGTCTTTGGCGGAAGGGAAGCGGGTTCACGGAGCGCGAAAAGCGTTATGTGCTCGATCACCAGATCGAAGTGATGGGTCGGGTCATCGACGAGTATCGGAAACTCTCCCGGGAAGATGGGGGCGAACTTTCCTCCTCCCCGATGTACCATCCGATCCTGCCGCTCCTGATCGACAACCGATCCGCGCTCGACGCCCTCCCGGGGGCTGCGCTTCCCGGGCTTCCGTTTTCCTGGCCGGAGGACGCCAGGATCCAGCTGGAGCGGGGTAGGGGGGTGTTTCGTGACAATTTCGGGTCGGATCCCGCCGGGTTGTGGCCGTCGGAAGGCTCGATCAGCCCCGCAACCCTCGAGATGGCCTCCGGGTCCGGTTTCCGGTGGGCCGCAACGGACGAAATCCTCCTGGCGCGGGCGTTCGGAAAATCCGTGAACCGGAGCCAGGACGGTATACCCATCGACCCTGAGTGGTTTTATCGACCCTACGCCGCGGTGACAAAGAGCGGATCGATCCCGATTTTCTTCCGGGACCACCATTTGTCCGACCTGATCGGCTTCGAGTATTCCCGTTGGGATGCACACGATGCAGCAAATAATTTCATTCACAATATCAAGAGTATATACAATCTTCTATCAGCCAGTGCCTCAGGTAATTCCGAGAACGAGTTCGTCATTCCGGTCATCCTGGACGGCGAGAACGCCTGGGAATATTTCCACGACTCGGGAGTATCCTTTTTAAACACATTATTAAGCAAACTTGAACAGTTAAGGCCGAATGTCGAATTCATCACATTGTCTGACGCCCTCGATGATATCAAGGAGATCCGGGAACTTCCTTCCATTCCCACGGGATCCTGGATCGACGGGACTTTCCATATCTGGATTGGCCACCAGGAAGACCACGCCGCATGGGAAATGCTCTCCCGGGCCCGAACCCTCCTGGAATCCAAAGGCAAGGCAAATGCAAAAGCAGGGAGAGGGGATAACGGCGAGCTGAAAAAGGCGCTGGATTATTTGCTTGTCGCCGAAGGCTCCGACTGGTGCTGGTGGTACGGTGACGACCATTACACGCCTCACGGTCCGGAATTCGACCGACTGTTTCGTCACAACATTAAGGCAGCGTATAAGGCAATGGGGGCTATATCTCCGGATTCAATAGATATACCTATTATAAAAACGGGGAAAGTTGTCCAGGAAAAAAATGAAATACTGGCCCCGAATTCCTACATTCAACCCAGGATCGACGGCATCGTGACATCGTATTTTGAATGGAATTCAGCGAGGAAAATCGTTCCCGCCCCGGGATTCGGGACGATGCACCGTGCCGGACATATCATCCTTTCCTGTTTCTACTACGGGTTCAGCGTCGACGAGATTTTTTTTCGTTTCGACCTGGACAAGGTGGCCGTTGAAAATGTCCATGAGGTGGAACTCGAGATCCTGTTCCAGGAAAAATCCGTGAAGTTCCGTTCCATCCTGGACCCGATCGAGGGCCGCTGCAGTTGTTCGTTTGTGAAAATCGGGGGGACCGTTGAGGAATCGTCTTCCGTTCCGTGCTCCTCGTCGGATCCCGGGGTTATACGTGCCGCCTTCGGAAAGGTCCTGGAACTGGCGATTCCTTTCGAAACACTCGATTGCAGGTCCGATCAACGACTCGAGTTCTTCCTGACGATCCGGATTCCGGGATCTTTCGGGGAACGGTGGCCTATCTACGGGACCTTTTCCGCAGAACTTCCCGGATCGGACTTCACAGAGAGAATGTGGCAGACCTGA
- a CDS encoding class I SAM-dependent methyltransferase: MGDKREFDQRFKTAVEKNFDQSADAYDRFEEHHHLFETLTRRQIELIEPSRPERILDVGCGTGISTMALHQALSWRSPNIYAIDISERMLLRARERCMSLPGVYFVRGDAEKLSSYFNESFDAIFYTASIFLLPGYAESLRQASHLLVPGGLISISYYAGLFTEQGDDAIRKSFPDQKYQYGAVPIGELVSCLKKLPGTKTTRVDYRFEVSSDFLFDFLSIPAQSSGLFPKMQYLERIPKVREMCDLLVKRVAPVFMGWEFLIVRKR, translated from the coding sequence ATGGGGGACAAAAGGGAATTCGATCAACGCTTCAAGACGGCGGTCGAGAAAAATTTCGATCAGAGCGCCGACGCATATGATCGATTCGAGGAACATCACCATCTGTTCGAAACGCTCACGCGTCGCCAGATCGAGTTGATCGAACCGTCGAGGCCGGAGAGAATCCTCGATGTCGGGTGCGGAACGGGAATCTCCACGATGGCCCTCCATCAGGCCTTATCCTGGAGGTCGCCGAATATCTACGCGATCGACATAAGTGAAAGGATGCTCCTGCGGGCGAGGGAACGCTGCATGTCCTTGCCGGGGGTATATTTTGTCCGGGGAGATGCCGAAAAACTTTCGTCGTATTTCAACGAGTCGTTCGACGCGATTTTCTACACGGCCTCGATATTTCTTTTGCCCGGGTACGCCGAATCGCTACGGCAGGCGAGCCACCTCCTTGTACCGGGCGGTTTGATTTCCATAAGTTATTACGCGGGGTTGTTCACAGAGCAAGGGGACGATGCCATCCGGAAGTCGTTCCCGGACCAGAAATATCAGTACGGAGCGGTCCCGATCGGCGAACTCGTTTCCTGTCTCAAAAAACTGCCGGGGACGAAGACCACGCGCGTCGATTACCGATTCGAGGTCAGCAGTGATTTCCTGTTCGACTTCCTTTCGATCCCCGCGCAATCTTCCGGATTATTCCCGAAGATGCAGTATCTCGAACGGATCCCCAAGGTGCGGGAAATGTGCGATCTTCTCGTGAAGAGGGTGGCCCCGGTATTCATGGGATGGGAGTTCCTGATCGTACGGAAGCGGTAA
- a CDS encoding GAF domain-containing protein — MKTSRILIFEERPSPGRELRLNLLDHAVEFDFRDPAKENLDTIDFSPFAAIVVPVESARNGLIGVLSDAKRYGGPLFLFRGEPPVHEVARWIIWGSPAHGGPDGPVADRLLAESLEYYSMASMYQQCLEMMSTQGEEKLLAKVTETFVNALGAESCVIWLVSASDPDEMLIASVRGVIGIDREGSRFFLSRSDSAEEVWKGTPFVVATGGGECGVRSGSNLFVPLLHQGNPIGLVKLGDRNDRKPYGERELHMAQIIADYAAAAMNTVNRLGRIEKVSLRDPETGAYSAGFLADYFEKERYKAGRFRRPLSVVFLVVENYSFLMEQTRESIVVAAMTSMIDAVRKAVRDSDLVAREEANRFCVVLPETDAFGALLTVRRLRKAVKDKCRIQFLGTEFFLQPFFMSATCPRDGRDFPELLRVAEEKFARQQKSPLYRMRLADRPFWDAFDILIGKREHYELLRKGEDVPYFLRFRKDLGRNTHFSFPRESWLRILEAIAQDVAVNPEDRGLVIAAGPTPEIYKQIFLSFKGSTEPHRNVYVVGQSGSTRFDSKNLMYFAAEDELLKEREFVLCLKEGGAYGFFCVARGSDVEGFNTADESLVEAMLEKAQELYQLQGNF, encoded by the coding sequence ATGAAAACTTCCCGGATACTGATCTTCGAGGAACGGCCCTCCCCCGGCAGGGAGTTGCGGCTCAACCTCCTCGATCATGCCGTCGAGTTCGACTTCCGCGACCCCGCGAAGGAGAACCTCGACACGATCGACTTCTCCCCCTTTGCCGCGATCGTCGTCCCGGTCGAGTCCGCTCGGAACGGACTGATCGGCGTACTGTCCGATGCGAAGAGGTACGGAGGCCCCCTGTTCCTGTTCCGCGGCGAACCGCCGGTGCACGAGGTGGCGCGGTGGATCATCTGGGGGTCCCCGGCCCACGGAGGGCCGGATGGTCCGGTGGCCGACCGCCTTCTCGCGGAAAGCCTCGAGTACTACTCGATGGCATCCATGTACCAGCAGTGCCTCGAGATGATGTCCACCCAGGGCGAGGAGAAGCTGCTGGCCAAGGTGACGGAGACGTTCGTCAACGCTCTTGGCGCGGAGAGCTGCGTCATCTGGCTGGTCTCCGCGTCCGACCCGGACGAGATGCTGATCGCTTCGGTGCGCGGGGTGATCGGGATCGACCGGGAGGGGTCCCGGTTTTTCCTCTCGCGCTCCGACTCGGCCGAGGAGGTCTGGAAGGGAACCCCGTTCGTCGTCGCGACGGGGGGAGGAGAGTGCGGCGTACGCAGCGGGTCGAACCTCTTCGTCCCCCTCCTGCACCAGGGAAATCCGATCGGCCTCGTGAAGCTCGGCGACCGGAACGACAGGAAGCCGTACGGTGAGCGGGAGCTCCACATGGCGCAGATCATCGCCGACTACGCCGCCGCCGCCATGAACACGGTCAACCGCCTCGGGCGGATCGAGAAGGTGTCCCTGCGCGACCCCGAGACCGGCGCCTACTCCGCCGGGTTCCTCGCCGACTATTTCGAGAAGGAGCGGTACAAGGCGGGACGTTTTCGCCGTCCGCTTTCCGTCGTGTTCCTCGTCGTCGAGAACTACTCCTTCCTGATGGAGCAGACCCGGGAGAGCATCGTCGTCGCGGCGATGACGTCGATGATCGACGCGGTACGCAAGGCGGTGCGGGATTCCGATCTCGTCGCACGGGAGGAGGCAAACCGGTTCTGCGTCGTCCTTCCGGAGACCGACGCCTTCGGAGCCTTGCTCACCGTCCGACGGCTCCGGAAGGCCGTGAAGGATAAGTGCCGGATCCAATTCCTCGGGACCGAGTTTTTCCTGCAGCCGTTCTTCATGTCGGCCACCTGCCCGAGGGACGGCCGGGATTTCCCCGAGCTGCTGCGCGTCGCGGAGGAAAAATTCGCGCGACAGCAGAAGAGCCCGTTGTATCGCATGCGGCTCGCCGATCGGCCCTTCTGGGACGCCTTCGATATCCTCATCGGGAAGCGGGAGCACTACGAGCTCCTCCGGAAAGGCGAGGACGTCCCATACTTCCTGCGTTTCCGGAAAGACCTCGGGCGGAACACCCACTTCTCCTTCCCTCGCGAATCCTGGCTGCGCATCCTCGAGGCGATAGCGCAGGACGTCGCCGTCAACCCCGAGGATCGCGGCCTCGTCATCGCCGCGGGGCCGACCCCGGAGATCTACAAGCAGATCTTCCTCTCCTTCAAGGGGTCCACCGAGCCGCACAGGAACGTCTATGTGGTCGGCCAGTCGGGCAGCACCCGATTCGACTCGAAAAACCTGATGTATTTCGCTGCGGAGGACGAGCTGCTGAAAGAAAGGGAATTCGTTTTGTGCCTGAAGGAAGGCGGCGCGTACGGGTTTTTCTGCGTCGCGCGGGGGAGCGACGTCGAGGGCTTCAACACTGCCGACGAGTCGCTGGTCGAGGCGATGCTCGAGAAGGCCCAGGAGTTGTACCAGTTGCAGGGGAATTTCTAG
- the miaB gene encoding tRNA (N6-isopentenyl adenosine(37)-C2)-methylthiotransferase MiaB produces MRRSVFIKTFGCQMNAVDSARMLSLLSSADYGAADTLEEADLVLLNTCSIREKADQKIYSDLGTLRRWKQLRPGRLVGVGGCLAQQDGETLRGRAPHVDIVFGTHNIANLPEMVRRAERRLPALALGMEEGITHWDIVPHLPDGAVSAMVAIMQGCDNFCAYCVVPLVRGREVSRRSVDVLSEIRALAGRGVMEVVLLGQNVNSYGKKEGEIPFPELLRRISRIEGISRIRFITSHPRDLDDRTIRLFEEIETLCPHVHLPLQSGSDRVLTAMGRGYTRGEYLAKIESLRRARPGMAFSSDFIVGFPGETEEDFLETLAVMEEVRYDSSFSFRFSPRPGTRAAKMIGKVDAQEAAARLRRLQELQAAQTRERLSAQVGRKVTVLVEGTSARDPGMRCGRTPCNKTVNFTPGSADGPIRSVLVTGAGTHSLVGEERPPHD; encoded by the coding sequence ATGCGGCGGAGTGTCTTCATCAAGACGTTCGGGTGCCAGATGAACGCCGTGGACTCGGCGAGGATGCTCTCGCTCCTGTCCTCGGCGGATTATGGCGCCGCCGACACCCTCGAGGAAGCGGACCTCGTCCTTCTCAACACCTGCAGCATCCGGGAAAAGGCCGACCAGAAGATCTACAGCGATCTCGGGACGTTGCGCCGCTGGAAGCAGCTCCGGCCGGGACGGCTCGTCGGGGTGGGGGGATGCCTCGCGCAGCAAGACGGGGAGACGCTCCGGGGGCGGGCTCCCCACGTCGACATCGTATTCGGAACGCACAACATCGCGAACCTTCCCGAGATGGTCCGGAGGGCGGAACGACGCCTCCCTGCGCTGGCCCTCGGGATGGAAGAGGGGATCACGCACTGGGACATCGTTCCGCATCTGCCTGACGGCGCGGTCTCGGCGATGGTCGCCATCATGCAGGGATGCGACAACTTCTGCGCCTACTGCGTCGTTCCCCTGGTCCGGGGGCGGGAAGTGAGCCGCCGGTCCGTGGATGTCCTCTCCGAGATCCGCGCTCTCGCCGGCCGCGGGGTGATGGAAGTCGTCCTCCTCGGACAGAACGTCAATTCCTACGGGAAGAAGGAAGGGGAGATCCCGTTCCCGGAGCTGCTGCGGCGGATTTCCCGGATCGAGGGGATCTCGCGCATCCGGTTCATCACCTCCCACCCGAGGGACCTGGACGACCGGACGATCCGGCTCTTCGAGGAGATCGAGACCCTCTGCCCCCACGTCCACCTTCCGCTGCAGTCCGGCTCGGACCGGGTTCTCACGGCCATGGGACGGGGCTATACTCGCGGAGAGTACCTCGCGAAGATCGAATCGCTGCGGCGGGCCCGCCCGGGCATGGCGTTTTCTTCCGACTTCATCGTCGGATTCCCGGGGGAGACGGAGGAAGATTTCCTGGAGACCCTGGCCGTCATGGAGGAGGTTCGTTACGACTCCTCGTTCTCGTTCCGCTTCTCTCCCCGCCCCGGAACCCGGGCGGCGAAGATGATCGGGAAGGTCGACGCGCAAGAGGCGGCCGCGCGGCTTCGGCGACTCCAGGAGCTCCAGGCGGCGCAAACGCGGGAACGTCTCTCGGCGCAGGTCGGCAGGAAGGTCACGGTTCTCGTCGAAGGAACGAGCGCGAGGGACCCGGGGATGCGTTGCGGTCGAACCCCCTGCAACAAGACGGTGAACTTCACTCCCGGAAGCGCCGATGGACCGATCCGGTCCGTCCTCGTGACCGGCGCGGGGACCCACTCCCTCGTCGGGGAAGAGAGGCCGCCCCATGACTAA